The DNA segment aggaaTGCAGAAAAGGGGTGATTAACAGCTTTCAATTCCAGTGAAATAACGACAGTGAAATACCATTTGCAGCTCATGACGCTGCACGCATTTGCAGCTCATGAAGCTGCACGCGCgcgctcctacacacacacacacacacacacacacacacacacacacacacacacacgagttacAGTGGACCATGAGACTGTGCAAGGGAGATGGGCATActcggttcttttttttttttctttttactagcTGCACTGGCTGGCTGGCACAAATACAAACTGGTACAATGCTTATGAAAGGGAAGCCTTTTGGCAACACACAGGGGAAGTCTTTGAAACGTCTATATGTGGTTGCTGCAAGTCCACAGTTAAGGAGAGACCATCCAGGATGCTAGCCTAGATTTGGCTCGACAAGGAAGGATTCGCTCATCAGGGCACGCAGTGTTGGTTTTTTAAACACAGGGAAAGAACTAGGCACCACCTGAATGTCCAACAATGCGGGAATGATTACAGAAATGTTAAGGTCCATGGATACACAGGAGCACTCTGCAGGCACTGAAGATGACGTTCCATAAGCCTGTTGAATAGCATGGAAAGAAGTTCAACGCGTTGACTTGTGTTTGGTTTTAGTCGCTGAAAAAAGCAGGTTAAGAAACACCACGTACATGAACCACTCTACAAGAATATGTTAAAAGGGAAGGTGGGTCTGGgatgagagggggagaaaggggtAGCAGAGAGCCTGGAAAAACAGCACACCAAAGAAGGTAAAAGAGGTTCTCTCTGAGTATTAGGATGATGGGAAGCAATTGCACTCTTGGTTCTTTCTCCCACATCAGACAgacttccttctccttccagatATTTCTACCACGGAATTGCATCACCTGTGCAGtaaacaaagagacagagaacgCTTTTAAGAATCAGACTGACCACAGGGAGAAGAGGCAGCCTTTAACCTCTCAAATGGCACAGATTAGTGGGATTATTGGGGCAGGGGAGCTTTCTggaggtggggagaaagagagggagaggacagaagcagctggagggggaggggcggagAGCAGAGAGGGGATGGGGCAGCTAGCTGGCgctggcaggggaggggggaagaggaggagaggggagggagagagggcaggagagggggagaaggaaagagggaaggggagggggagggaagaagggagggggaaggggtgaagaaggaggaagagggagagagaaacctGCACTCCCAATACAATACACTGCtggtgggttggggtggggtggggggctgtaaACGGGGTGGGAGCCAAGATTTGGCTCTACTGGCTGGGGCCTGGGATGTCTTCATCGAAAGGTGGCCTCGTCATCGGAGTCATCATCGAAAGCCCTGAAGTCAGCACTGGTGGACTGGCGGGCCCAGGCTTCTTCCCTTTCGGCCTCTCTCTCCTTGTGGGACTTGAACCTCCCCACGAAAATCTTGCGGTAGTTCAGGAACATTCCATTCAGCGCATCTATGGCCCGCTCGGCCGACTCCTGCTTCTGGAAGTGCACGAACCCGTAGCCCTTGGGCCCCTTCTCGTCACAGGCCACCTTGCAGGACAGGATGTTGCCAAAGGCCGAGAAGATGTTGTACAGCGCCTTGTTGTCGATGGTCTTGCCCAAGTTCTTGATGAAGACGTTGCCCACCCCGCTCTTGCGGAGCGACGGGTCCCTCTGGGACCACATGATGCGCACCGGCCTGCCATTGATAACGTCAAAGTTCAGGGTCTCCAGGGCCCGCTTGGCATCCAGCTCTTCCTGGTAGTTGACATATGCGTAGCCCAGGGAGCGCCGGGTGATCTTGTCCCTGCAAATGCGGATGGACACGATGGGCCCGGCGGGGCTGAACTTCTCGTACAGCATGGACTCGGTCACGTCGGGGTGCAGGTCGCCCACGTAGAGCGAGGCCGTGGGAAAGTCTGGGCGTCTGTCGGAGGCCCCTGCCGccgcctcttcctcttctgcagccAAGGCCGCCGCCAGCTCCTCATCCATGTCCACCCTCCCGTAGGAAGGCGACGCAGCAGCCTCCGCAGCGGCGCCCCGGGCCTCCCGGAGGCTGGCCTCCGCCAGGCTGGCCTCGGtggctgccaccgccgccgccttcTTCCCCGCCAGGGCCACCGCctcccccaggctggcctccaccgcGGCCGCCGAGGCCTCGgcctccacctcagcctccaccTCTGCTTCCACCTCCGCCACGGAGGCCTCCGCCACCGCCTCCGCCACGGTCGCCGCCGcagcctccgccgccgccgcagccgccgctgCAGCGACCTCCGCCGCCACCGTCGCCGCGGTCGCCACGGTCGCCACGGTCACCGCTGCCGCCGGGCCGCTGCCGCGACCTCCCTTCCCGCGAACTGAGGGGGCGGAGAGGCGGCGAGGGCCGGTGGGCGCCGGAACCCGGGCCGGGGGCTGGCGCGGGAGCTGCGGGCAGGGAGTCCGGGCTGGCGGAGCAGGCGGGACCGAGTCACCCGGGCTGGCGAGCGCCGGCCGGTAGCGCGCAGAGCCCGGTCTccgcagcagcagccgccgccgccgccgccgccgccgctcgctcgtgggctggctggctggctggcgtgCGGGGCGCGGGCGGGAGGGCGGCGtgtggtggggggcgggggtgttggCGTCTGTGGTCCGGGCAGCTGGGAAGGCTTCTGTCTCTTTGGTTCCCCCTGTGGCTGctgcggggctgcggggctgcggggGCGGGGAGCAGTTGGGGTGGGGGTACCAGTGCGCAGCCTCTGAGGCGCCCACGCGTTTGGGAAGAGGATGCCAGGGACGGGACTGTGCTCTGGACCGAAGGAATTCGGGTTCCGTGTCTTCTGctggcccggggggggggggtgggggtgggggcggggggggcttgttttctgtccccagcaccctaAGGGAAGGTTGTCATGAATCAAGTGGGTGGGTGGCCTCGAAGCTAGGCTAGCCCTGGCTGATGGAGCCTAGAAGCAGTATTCCAACATCCGGggtgggatggtggtggtggtggtgtctcaaACCCTGggaaaaaagcacacacacacacacacacacacacacacacacacacacacacacacacacgggagggggGGGCAAGAGCATTCTCTctagtgtctgtgtgtatttgtgggtgcatgtatttctctgtgtgtctctctgtctctctcacaaactcacacacacatacacacaggagcaAGAGCATTCTctcgtgtgttgtgtgtgtgtgtgtatttccttgtgtgtctctGTCATGTCTCTCTCACAGGCTCACAGAGGCATGAGAGCATGCGCTGTCTATCTCTGTTGctctcacacaacacacacacacacacacacacacactccctcattcacgtcaccaccaccactggcacCCAGGAAAGCATGAGTCTTCCCAGCTCCCCACGcagcctgctgagccattttctgAGTAggctcccccttcccaccccccaccccactcggCAACATTTCCAAAGGAGAGAATGAAGAATACATGCTCATTCATAACGCCCTGCCACAAATACTCTACATGGAGCCTGTGCCAGTCCCTGGGGATGCAGGCATCTAGAAGACAGAGGAATATGAGCTGCCTTCCAGCTTCTCCTGGGGAGCAGAGAGCCTGGACTGGAAACTGTACCCTactccacccccagcctctccATGATTGTACCCCGGCCCCTGGACTACTGTGAACCTGGGGTTCTGCAGAGCCTCAACTCCCACGTGGCACGTGAAAATCAAGAGCACCTTGTCTCTAGGGCAGCATCCCTCAATGGTAAGTTAAAGAAAGTCAAAGTGGGAGGggtggctgggggcggggccggaGCTGAGAAGGGCCTGGCCCAGAGCCAGGTGCTTGTTCACTCTCAGCCTATGCCCTTTAGGTGCTGAGGTCCCTGACTAGGACCAAGAAGTGCCCATCTCTGCCCAGAAGGCAAATGAGAACAGGGCCTGGAATCTCTCTTGAGGGTGAGATGCAGAGTCCACACTCACCAGCCAGGGCTTCTGGCACAGGGGCTGGAAGTGTGGAAAGGGGACTCTGTATGTTACTGGTGTGGGGAGGGCAATGCCAGCACACAGAGCTAACTGCTGAGGGCACAGGCAAGCTGGCAACATGCAGAGTGTAGACCCAAACGGACTGGAGTCCCGAGTCCAGAAAGGAGGACCAGATGTTCAGAGTTCTGGAAGGAATCAGGGGAAGCTGTGTTGAAGAGGGGATGCCAAGTGGGTTGTGAAAGGGAGGTCGAACTGCCCCATGCCTAGGCGGGAGGGAAGGGATCCAGCAAAGGAATCACTCTGTGCCCCAAGATCTGTGCTGTGGCAGGACCCACATGGTCACTGGTGCTCTACCAGTGACCTAAAGTCTGCAGGGCCATAGGGTGGAAGGTCTCTAGGACATACATGGATGGGCTTGCTCACAACTCAGCATGGGCAAGGAAAGGGTGATGTCACCAAAATGACAGACAGTGATTTGAACATCAGTGTGCATACAAGTGTGGGTGCCCCCCCCAAATCTGTGGTAGAACGTAAAGAAAACTGTCAGACGGAACTAGTTCCCATAGAGTTTGAACAAACTTTCCCTCTGTCTGCACTGCCATTTCAGAAACAGGGGTCCCATGCTGGCCAGAAACCAAGGGCATCGGATAGGTTACAGAAATTAAAATGCCCAACCACGGTGCCTTTCCTCAAGACTTCTAGACTCCACCTACAGTAACTCAAGATGCCCCTCTACGTAGCAGAATTGCCCCCCAGAAGACTGagttgttctgtttttaaacttttgttattttattggaATGTAGTGACAAACAAAAAGTATCGGGTGTCACCTTGATTTCTTCATACAGGTGTCATcgccccctaccccaccccatacACAGTTTTGCATCTTGGATACACAGTTGCAGAAAAAATGGTGTTTGTCTGAGTCTGATGCACAAATATCTCTGTGGTGTGTAGAGTTAGAGTCTTTTGTGTCTGTGACCAAGAGTCGCAGAGCTGGGTCCTAGGGTAGTTCAATGGCTGTTTTGTGAGGAATCGCCACACTCATTCCCATCATGGTTCCCCGAGTTCACACTCTGTTCCCCTTTCCCTGTATCCTCATTATGATTTGTCCTTTGTTTATTTCACAGTGGCCATGCTGACTTGGGTCAGATGGGCTACAGCAGGCTTTGTATGTGATTTCCCTCTGGCTGAGGAAGTTGAGTACTGTTTCGAGTATTAATTAGCCATTTGTACTTAGCATCATATCAGGTCTGTGGGATCAGACGATGGTGACCATGGAATATTACATGCCATCACATGGACCTGAAACAGCACCCCAGTTTGCCTTGTTTATACAAGGCTTTCTCTAATGGCAGAACCCACACAGGATAGGACAACAGGAACTTGAGAACGGGACATAGTCCCTGTGGGCCATGAGGCAGGACTTTCCATCTCTGCctgagaagctgggacacagataGGATCCCTGCCCTCTGGAAAAGCCCAGCTCTCTGCACCTAGCAGAGCTTGTCCCAGTAGAGGCAAGGGTCAGGAACCTAGGGCTTGGGAGTCAGGTGCAACCCCTAGTGGTCTGGGGTGGGATGCTGGCAGGCAGAAGGGACAGATGAGCCTTGCCTCACCTTGTCAGGTGTCTATCCAAGAGGGGCAGCATGGGAAAAGCCATGATTGCTAGGTGGGGCTTGATGATAAGACGGTGTGGTGTGGCCACAGCAGAGGATCTTCTCTTCAGGGGAGCAGGAGACCCATGAGAAGGAACAGCAATGGGAGGATAACCACAGGGCCAGGCTTCCACAAGCTCCTACTCTGCCTTTGTAGATCACTGACCCACACATGTCAGTGCcatggctggagaaacggctgcAGAGGACTGTCACCAGTGTCTGCAAATCTGTCCCGGAGACAGTCCTTAAGATCCCCAACCACAGTAACGGGACCGGTACAGTGACTACTTAAGATCCCCAACCACAGTAAGGAGACAGGTACAGTGACAAGGACAAGAGctggagactctgtctcagtcatttctctgcaGCCTCCATAAAGTCCCACATTCTTTTCGACACTTCTTGAGTGCTCATCCCACCTGTAAGCAGAAGTGTTCAGAATACTAAGCACTGTGACAGGGCTAAAGACAAAGAGCCCCGTGCAGTGTCCCTGGAGGGAGGACAGGCCTTTCAAATGGGAGGAAGGGCCCCTGATGCCCCTCATTTCATGATTCACAAGGATTCCTGAAGAGCCAGGTTGGCTACGGTGTCCTCCTCTAGGCAGGCTGTCCCTGTACTCAGCGAGATTGTTCTCCACTGAGAATGTGACCATAGACTTGTCAGAAAACGTGAAATATGATGAAGGAAGAGGCAAAAGAAGATGATTGGTGGCACACTGTTCTAAGGTCCAGGAGGCTGCAGAGGAGCACCATGGAGCCCAGGGAAGGCTTCTCTGAAGATAATGAGCTACCAGTGTTGCATGGAAAACCTGCCCAGCAGACAGAGCTATAATGCACCAGGTCACTATGGCAGAAGCCTCCGGTGCTAGTGGAACCTACATGGAGCCTGCCATCCATAGAGCCTGGAGCTTAGTGTAAcagggggaagaaggaaggaactaGGGAGGAGGGGCCAGGGGTGAGCAGCTCTCCCCATCAAGTCTTGTTCACACTGgtgtggggaaggaggaagatccGTCAGACTAGGCAGTGTCTAGGGCCACACcgactcatctctctctctctctctctctctctctctctctctctctctctctctctctctctctctctctctctctctctctctggctgctgTGTGTGGGCAGTTTTGCTGATGTGGAGGGCACAAAGATAAGCAGGGAGCCAAGTTGCTATGGGCCTGCCTCCTGACAGTCTTTCCCCATGAGACTGCAGTATGTTGTTCAGACTGAAGCAGAGTCTGTGGGCTAATGCATGGATTCCCAAGGAATTTTACAGTAAAGGAGGCAGCATGCACTAGTGTCTTAAAGGGAGTCACTGACCAAACCTCAGAAGTGCCGGACAGTATTTGTGAGTGATGGGTCAGTCCACAACActgtgccttcctcttctttgtgACTCCCCCATCAGTCTTCTCCAAAGGATAATGGATAGCGAGCATTGGTCCAAGGATGAAGGTGAAACAGTGTTGGAAAGGCATCGCCGTATCCTCCCTCTCCATATGTACCTGGAGACACCATGTCGTGTCTAGGCAGTTTCTGTGGCCACCGACTATCAAATGCCAGGGGAACTCTTAAACTCTACTGCCCTTGTGTTCCCTGCATCCCCACCATAGTCTTCTAACAGGCCACTCCTTTCCTCCAAATTCCCAGCTCGACTCAGTGGCCAGATTCATCTGTAAAGGTGAATAATTACATCCTTGGCCTGGCCTTAAATGGTCAGAATGGCTGCCTGTTGCACTTTGACTCAGTGCAAACTTCTTGGCAAGGCTGAAATATGATGAACCCTTGCCAAAGGACCCCCTTCTGTCCTCTCAATACCCTGTCCAACTTGAGCTCTGGGAGAATCCCATGACACTGCTCTCGGCTGTGAGCCCTGCTCTTCCTGAGGGCTCCCACCTTCTTGAAATAGtagacaactttttaaaattagattgttACAGCGAGTCTCAGAATACGTGCTCAGGCACCTGTCAGTcagaacagaacaacaacaacaaaaacactttgtttttaaGTCCAGATGTTTTGGTCCTGTGGGATGACAAAAGATAATAGCTAAACAATCAAGTTACTACCCCCTTTGTGACTCTTTGCAGTTCATTCTCCTGggctgtttctttattttattcattttacataccaaccacagatccctgcCTCATCCCTCCTCATGCTCCCTGCCCCGCCTAGCCTACCCTggcccatccctccttccctcctccaaaagggtaagtttcTCCTATAGGGTTTTCCCATGAGGGGAGGGACAGctaagtctggtacattcagttgaggcaggaccaatcccctcccccttccatcaAGGCTAGCAAGGTGTCCAAACATAGGCAATGGGATCATGCACCTGTTCATCACcgccagggacccctcaaacagaacCAGCTACACCACTGTCTCCCATATTTtgagggtctagtccagttccatgcaggttccacagctgtcagtctaaagttcatgagttcccacgagcttggttcagttgtctctgtaacTTTACCCATCATCATCTTGAttccccttgctcacagaatccctcttctctcttcgactggactccaggaactcagcctggtgcttggctgtggatctctgcatctgcttccatcagttactggatgaaggctctatgatgacagttagggtatccaccaatctgattaccagtgtAGGCCATTTCTCAGACTCTCACCACTAGTGCTAGTTTGTCTAACCTGGGGTCacacttgtggattcctgggaatttccctagcaccaggtttctcccttaccccataatgtctccctctctcaaggtgtctctttcattgctctcccactccatccctcccccaccttgactatcctgttccctcatgttctcatcccccatcgcCTCCTCTCTATTGTCCCcgtcatccccagtttactcatggagatctcctctgtttccccttccccttcccaaggtgatccttaagttcctcttagggtcctccttgtttcctagcttctctggagctgtgggttgtagtctggttacaCTTTGCTTTAtgtatctagtatccacttatgagtgagtacacaccatgtttgtctttctgagtctgggggtggctcagtggttaagagcactgactgatgttccagaggaaccagATTCAGTTCCCTGTTCTGTGTTTCATGGAGTGGACCCTGGGTCTCTTCTGGGTGTGTCTATAGTGAGAAGTAAGATCTTGGTCTATCACTATCTAATCTTCCtaattctcttcctctttcttaccctcctctcttgttctctctctgtcttccctgcTCTACCCCCTCCCTGAGGTTGGAAACCCCTTTGACTCTTTGGTATTGGTCCTGCCTGAGCAGCCAGGGCTCACAAAAGGATGACAGCCTCGGGGTGGACAGAAGATATGAAGAAGCATGTCGTTCTGGCAGCTCTAATGCACTGCTGACCACCTGCCACCTGAGGGCATGGAGAAGACGGACCTGGGAACAAAGCTGACTTGGCGGCAGGATCATAGAGGCTAAGATGGAACCACTGTGCACTTGAGTTCCTTCCTGAAGTTGGAATTTTGGAAACTCTCCAGAAGGATCCTGGCAGTTTCCTTCAGGACGGTCCCTTTGCCCAAACCCTGCTTTGAAACCAACAGCAAAGAGTGATCAGGACTGAGGGTTTTGTCACAGCTTCCCCCGTATTCTTTTTTCTCGGGTAACCAATTCACCTTCCTTCGCATGCTTCCAggtgtccctgggcctgtctgtcATATCCACAGGCAGTTATAGGAGTGATCACTTAACAGTGTACCTCAGATGCAGCAAAGGCCATGGCTTTGGAGAGGTGCTTACCTTGGACATGTTACTGTATGCTCTTTGCTTTTCCTTACCTTTGGAGTCCTGGGCTGTACAAAGAGATATCTATGAGCATGAAAAGTGGTCATGTGCGGCCAATGTTTTTCACCAATGCCTGGCATGCATTCAATGCCCAATACAATAGACTGTTTATTAatctcatctccctctctcctgagGATGTCTTGTTCATCTGGTTTTCGAAGCCAATGACTTTTCTTTCTGGCACCACAGGATGTCTGGAACTTTCTCTCTGACCAGGATCAAAATGTCAGCACAGAGGGAGTCTGACCTCCTGCCTTCAGTCCTTGGTCAAGGCCACATTTCACTCCAGGCCACTGCCTGTTTCTCTGGCCTGAACTCACTTAGCTAACCCCCTCTGTGGAACTTTTCCCAACCAGAGCTTCTTTAGGATCCActgatcccccaccccaccccagggtgTCCAAGGCTTTTGCAAATGAGCATATGAAAgcctggttcttttgtcctcAAGCAAAGCACCCAACAGGTGTGAGCTACCCAGTTGCTCCAAAGAATGTGTATGGGTCAGGAatgtttcctgtcttctctttcagAATCTCACTGGGACACATCTGGACACACTTCCCAAAAGGTAATGCTTTGCTGCAGTGCAAATGCACTGGGTGCCTTTTGATGCTGCCATGTCATCCTTGCAGCAACATCACCGATGTCTAAGACTATGAAGTGACAGTTCATGGCTTACCAAAGTGTGAGTACTGTAGGTTGTTGTTCATTTCAGGTTCGGGTCTGCCTAACAGACAGATCCTCGACTCTCCCACAGTGTGGTGAGGTCTCAGTCAGTCCAGATGAGGAGCCTTTCTACCTCCTGTCTACCTGTATCGTCCAGAAGGCAGAATGATAGGAGGTGAACTCTCTTGGGAGTgtgtatcttatttttttctttgtcccgGGATCTTCTGAAAGGTGAGTTTAATTTGGACTCAATGCAACAATCACCAAATACACTTTCTGTATCTGTCTCCTACACATGCAAGTCCTCAGAGAGCAGGCAGACTAATATCATTAAATATTCAGCCTGTAACCAACCGCCTGTGGAACTGGTGTTCATACCATCTCTGCTTTACCTTTGACAACATTTTGGTATCGTGTCATTCAAGCACTGGCCTGAGTGCAGAATCTGGGATATGATTCAACACAAGGCATTCTTGTTCCACTGCTGCTGGTGGAGACCATGTTCTTCTGCTCTGTAGGAACCCATGCTGTCATTACAAAATCACAGCTGCACAGGCAGTTAATGTTTACCAgccccccagaacccaggtattctgggctacagagaacAGAGAGCTGTAGTGttgttctgcttttctgcccTTACACATCCCCAGTTGGCCCTTTCCATATCTCCTGCTTATGGATCAAGATCCtagctcccagctactgctccagcaccatgcctgcctgcctgctgccatgctccccaccatgatggtcatggattcaccctctgaaactgcaagcaagctcTAGTAAACGCTTGCCTAagttttcttggtcatggtgttttctcactGAAGTAGAAAAGTAATCaacacccctcacacacaccttATTAGTAGCCTGTCTGTATTTCTCATTTGGAAGCCGCTTTCTCTTTGTGAGCCTTTCCTATAGTTTTGCTTGGAGTTCATTCACTTCCCAGAGCTGTGGTTTTCTCATCCTGCCCCTTGTTTGTACCATTTCTAACACAGTTTCTTCTGATGGTGTTGCAGCCCTCAGTCCCCCCTTTTTTCAGAGACAGCAATGGCAGACAATTCCTGCGACTTCCTGTTTCCCCACTGGTTAATGAGTTTCTAGGAGGTTTTTCTTCCCTTGACTTTTTGAGGCTGTATTGAGATGTTTCTGATACACAACAAAATGCTCCTATTTCAAATATGCCACCGGGTAGGTTCGACAAGTGACACCTAGAGTGTTCACTGCAGCTACGAACATGTTCTCAAGCCCTTAGCAATGCTTCCCTCTCCCTCGCCCTGACACTCTTTTCCCTGTCTCTAGGCAAACACAGATACGCTTTTGGGAAATGAGGGCTTCTTTGTATTTTCTGGAATTGCGCACAAATGCTGATTGTCAAatcctcacagagacacacatccCACAGTGTGGACCTTTTGAAGCATCTGGCTTCTTTCAATCCTAATAGCAATTCATTTTGAGAGTCTCTTATTTTGCTGCCTTCGCCAAGGCTCTGTCTGCTGTCTAGTGTTTTCCTGCTTAGTTACCCAGCAGCTTGTTCATGTGCTCAGCCTCTGATGGACATTTGGAAGTTTCTAAGCTGTggctactttaaatctttaaatcaTGCTTTTATGCACATTTGTCTACAAGGCTTATTTGAATTGTACTTGTGTATTCAACAATTCAGAGATCAGCAAGATAGTGTGTAGTTAGTAATATTTCCAGTTTGGGAGTTAGGAGGTAAAGAAGAGGAGTACAGAAATAGCAGATGACTTTGTGTGTAAATTTACCAAAGCCAGATTAAcacaatg comes from the Peromyscus maniculatus bairdii isolate BWxNUB_F1_BW_parent chromosome X, HU_Pman_BW_mat_3.1, whole genome shotgun sequence genome and includes:
- the Pabpc1l2b gene encoding polyadenylate-binding protein 1-like 2; this encodes MDEELAAALAAEEEEAAAGASDRRPDFPTASLYVGDLHPDVTESMLYEKFSPAGPIVSIRICRDKITRRSLGYAYVNYQEELDAKRALETLNFDVINGRPVRIMWSQRDPSLRKSGVGNVFIKNLGKTIDNKALYNIFSAFGNILSCKVACDEKGPKGYGFVHFQKQESAERAIDALNGMFLNYRKIFVGRFKSHKEREAEREEAWARQSTSADFRAFDDDSDDEATFR